One genomic window of Sphingopyxis sp. OPL5 includes the following:
- a CDS encoding tryptophan 2,3-dioxygenase family protein produces the protein MLDKTETHRRIETPDMKDYGVYLAVDRLLLCQKPLAQLCTPDELQFQIVHQVEELWMKLMAFTLTEIDGHMAAGETMRVLSLFDRVNRIMRMMTDQLSLLETMSPFDYQSIRLQLGNGSGQESPGFQLLLTLPQPLWARYKAAYLDPTGRSIADVYDTGYKHDEAYMVAEALVEFDELFQLFRAHHITLIHRSIGMGSKSLKGRPVELLNAGARHRFFPELWDIRAEMTDRWGAEYGVKRDSISGGAAGHGSGL, from the coding sequence ATGCTCGACAAGACCGAAACCCACCGCCGCATCGAAACCCCCGACATGAAAGATTATGGGGTCTATCTCGCGGTCGACCGCCTGCTGCTCTGCCAGAAACCGCTCGCCCAACTTTGCACCCCCGACGAATTGCAGTTCCAGATCGTCCACCAGGTCGAGGAATTGTGGATGAAGCTGATGGCCTTCACCCTCACCGAGATCGACGGCCATATGGCCGCAGGCGAGACGATGCGCGTGCTCAGCCTGTTCGACCGGGTCAATCGCATCATGCGGATGATGACCGACCAGCTGTCGCTGCTCGAGACGATGAGTCCCTTCGACTATCAGTCGATCCGCCTCCAGCTCGGCAACGGGTCAGGGCAGGAAAGCCCGGGTTTCCAGCTGCTCCTCACGTTGCCACAGCCGTTATGGGCGCGCTACAAGGCCGCCTATCTCGACCCGACGGGCCGCAGCATCGCCGACGTCTACGACACCGGCTACAAGCACGACGAAGCCTATATGGTCGCCGAGGCGCTGGTCGAGTTCGACGAATTGTTCCAGCTGTTCCGCGCCCATCACATCACCCTGATCCACCGTTCGATCGGCATGGGGTCGAAGTCGCTGAAAGGCCGTCCGGTCGAACTGCTCAACGCCGGCGCGCGCCACCGTTTCTTCCCCGAGCTCTGGGACATCCGCGCCGAGATGACCGACCGCTGGGGCGCCGAATATGGCGTCAAGCGCGACAGCATCAGCGGCGGCGCGGCGGGGCACGGGAGCGGGCTGTGA
- a CDS encoding VOC family protein yields the protein MGHVKGIGGLFFRSNDPVALKTWYRERLGIGGGCSADESVAPNEWVWNVAAGPLVFEPFKADSDYFPADRQHMINLRVDNLDAVLAPFRAAGDEVITKPEWDDPSLGRFARVFDPEGNPIELWEPAVA from the coding sequence ATGGGACATGTGAAGGGCATCGGCGGGCTGTTTTTCCGGTCGAACGACCCGGTCGCGCTCAAGACCTGGTATCGCGAGCGTCTGGGCATCGGCGGCGGTTGCAGCGCCGACGAGAGCGTCGCGCCCAACGAATGGGTGTGGAACGTCGCGGCAGGGCCGCTCGTCTTCGAACCCTTCAAGGCCGACAGCGACTATTTCCCAGCCGACCGGCAGCATATGATCAACCTGCGCGTCGACAACCTCGACGCCGTGCTCGCCCCGTTTCGCGCCGCGGGCGACGAGGTGATCACCAAACCCGAATGGGATGACCCGAGCCTCGGCCGCTTTGCGCGCGTTTTCGATCCCGAAGGCAATCCGATCGAATTGTGGGAACCCGCGGTGGCGTAA
- a CDS encoding cell wall hydrolase — protein MKPEFNLSARSPWLDPARDAAPRGPRRRWWIGLAFASLLACFALVATTGQLRAYVPGPYSVSVPLTFKVYDPTRWAIMNAGDYEDALKLDPTLPDPGSVGWADATATPGVDPATLRQEAFVGPPAKPYVFRGVTALDRERAHYCLTSAIYYEAASESDDGMRGVAQVIVNRARHPSFPNTICGVVFQGSQRAGVCQFTFSCDGAMARAPSRDNWLRASRIAAAALGGYVFPGVGLATHYHTQAIWPRWGKSLVMTNIVGAHIFHRWRGRWGMPDAFRAPYLGREPVPGPYLPVAQQLAILKGQGAAPTGLLPEGSGTLAPLPNVAPAPTPQAMAQGERAIGTPVATPAAPAKTYADPRLNQSGQVREEYNKSGEWIR, from the coding sequence ATGAAGCCCGAATTCAACCTCTCGGCGCGATCGCCCTGGCTCGACCCGGCGCGCGACGCCGCGCCGCGTGGACCCCGGCGACGCTGGTGGATCGGCCTCGCCTTTGCCAGCCTGCTCGCCTGCTTCGCGCTCGTCGCGACGACGGGGCAGCTGCGCGCCTATGTCCCCGGCCCCTATAGCGTCAGCGTCCCGCTGACTTTCAAAGTCTACGACCCCACTCGCTGGGCGATCATGAACGCCGGGGACTATGAGGACGCGCTAAAACTCGACCCGACGCTTCCCGATCCGGGCAGCGTCGGATGGGCCGACGCGACCGCAACCCCCGGGGTCGATCCCGCGACGCTGCGCCAGGAGGCCTTCGTCGGACCGCCCGCCAAACCCTATGTGTTTCGCGGCGTCACCGCGCTCGACCGCGAACGCGCCCATTATTGCCTGACCTCGGCGATCTATTACGAAGCCGCGTCCGAAAGCGACGACGGTATGCGCGGGGTCGCGCAGGTCATCGTCAACCGCGCCCGCCATCCGAGCTTTCCCAACACGATCTGCGGCGTCGTGTTCCAGGGATCGCAGCGCGCCGGGGTGTGTCAGTTCACCTTCAGTTGCGACGGCGCGATGGCGCGCGCGCCGAGCCGCGACAACTGGCTGCGCGCCAGCCGCATCGCGGCGGCGGCGCTCGGCGGCTATGTCTTTCCCGGCGTCGGCCTCGCAACCCATTATCACACCCAGGCGATCTGGCCGCGCTGGGGCAAGAGCCTGGTGATGACCAACATTGTCGGCGCGCATATCTTCCACCGCTGGCGCGGCCGCTGGGGCATGCCCGACGCCTTTCGCGCGCCGTATCTCGGCCGCGAGCCGGTGCCCGGCCCCTATCTGCCGGTCGCCCAGCAGCTCGCGATCCTGAAGGGCCAGGGCGCCGCGCCGACGGGCCTGCTTCCCGAAGGCAGCGGCACGCTCGCGCCGTTGCCCAACGTCGCCCCCGCGCCGACGCCGCAGGCGATGGCGCAAGGCGAACGCGCGATCGGTACCCCGGTGGCGACACCTGCCGCGCCCGCGAAAACCTATGCAGACCCGCGGCTCAACCAGTCGGGACAGGTCCGCGAGGAATATAACAAGAGCGGAGAGTGGATTCGCTGA
- the nhaA gene encoding Na+/H+ antiporter NhaA: protein MTRRSTRTSALRDFLESESAGGMLLIFAAALAMLIANSAFGETYSHAIHAVTGPVLSDKLGPMTVHLWINDGLMAIFFLLVGLEIKREFVDGRLASWDRRRLPFIAAAAGMAVPALLYMAFAGGTPGLAQGWAIPAATDIAFAIGVLALLGKRAPTSLKLFLVTVAIVDDMGAVAIIALFYTAKINLVALAAAGAVFALMFVCNRMGIKSLLVYLLLFVLLWYAMLLSGVHATIAGVLAAMAIPFERTPGAPDSATSPLHRLEHALHPWVAFAIVPFFGFANAGVDISGLTAEQIFAPLPLGIAAGLFLGKQIGIFGSVWLAVKFGIAGKLRGATWLQIYGVSLLCGIGFTMSLFIGGLAFPGDALLIEEAKIGILMGSLVAALAGYAVLRFAPLHPQHGAVEASCDDEIVGDGDVRDTSEPISA, encoded by the coding sequence ATGACCCGCCGCTCGACACGTACCTCCGCCCTGCGCGATTTCCTCGAAAGCGAGAGCGCGGGCGGGATGTTGCTGATCTTCGCGGCGGCGCTGGCGATGCTGATCGCCAATTCGGCCTTCGGCGAGACATATTCCCACGCGATCCATGCGGTGACCGGCCCCGTGCTGTCCGACAAGCTCGGCCCGATGACGGTCCATCTGTGGATCAACGACGGGCTGATGGCGATCTTCTTCCTGCTCGTCGGGCTCGAGATCAAGCGCGAGTTCGTCGACGGCCGGCTCGCCAGCTGGGACCGGCGGCGGTTGCCCTTCATCGCCGCGGCGGCGGGCATGGCGGTGCCGGCGCTGCTCTACATGGCCTTTGCCGGCGGCACGCCGGGCCTCGCGCAAGGCTGGGCGATCCCGGCGGCGACCGACATCGCCTTCGCGATCGGCGTGCTCGCGCTGCTCGGCAAGCGCGCGCCGACCTCGCTCAAGCTGTTCCTCGTCACCGTCGCGATCGTCGACGACATGGGCGCGGTCGCGATCATCGCGCTTTTCTATACCGCCAAGATCAACCTCGTCGCACTCGCGGCGGCGGGAGCGGTCTTCGCCCTGATGTTCGTCTGCAACCGGATGGGGATCAAAAGCCTGCTCGTCTATCTGCTGCTGTTCGTGCTGCTCTGGTACGCGATGCTGCTCTCGGGCGTGCATGCGACGATCGCCGGCGTCCTAGCCGCGATGGCGATCCCGTTCGAGCGGACGCCCGGGGCCCCCGACAGCGCGACCTCGCCGCTCCATCGCCTCGAACATGCGTTGCACCCGTGGGTCGCCTTCGCGATCGTGCCCTTTTTCGGCTTCGCCAATGCCGGGGTAGATATCTCGGGCCTCACCGCCGAACAGATTTTCGCTCCGCTCCCACTTGGGATCGCCGCAGGGCTGTTTTTGGGCAAACAGATCGGCATCTTCGGCAGCGTCTGGCTGGCCGTGAAATTCGGCATCGCCGGCAAGCTGCGCGGCGCGACCTGGCTGCAAATCTATGGCGTGTCCTTGCTGTGCGGTATCGGCTTCACGATGAGCCTGTTCATCGGCGGCCTCGCCTTCCCCGGCGATGCGCTGCTCATCGAGGAAGCCAAGATCGGCATATTGATGGGTTCGCTGGTTGCCGCGCTCGCCGGTTATGCGGTACTGCGCTTCGCGCCGCTGCACCCGCAGCATGGCGCGGTCGAAGCCAGCTGCGATGACGAAATCGTCGGCGACGGCGACGTCCGCGATACCTCGGAGCCGATTTCCGCATGA
- a CDS encoding GFA family protein: protein MTAANKLEGQCLCGAVTVRMTPPEPHVDACHCGMCRRWGGSALLSLRMVTDPEIEGAEHIGRYASSEWAERGFCRQCGTHLFFFYKPKASYSFTAGLFGGADGFAMVEEIFIDEKPAYYAFTGTRERLTGAEVMAKFGVGES from the coding sequence ATGACGGCGGCAAACAAACTCGAAGGCCAGTGCCTGTGCGGCGCGGTGACGGTGCGGATGACGCCGCCCGAACCGCATGTCGATGCCTGTCACTGCGGCATGTGCCGGCGCTGGGGCGGCAGCGCCCTGCTGTCGTTGCGCATGGTCACCGACCCCGAGATCGAGGGGGCCGAGCATATCGGCCGCTATGCCTCCTCCGAATGGGCCGAGCGCGGCTTTTGTCGCCAATGCGGGACGCACCTGTTCTTTTTCTATAAGCCGAAAGCGAGCTATTCCTTCACCGCGGGGTTGTTCGGCGGCGCCGATGGCTTTGCCATGGTCGAAGAAATCTTCATCGACGAAAAACCCGCCTATTATGCGTTCACCGGGACGCGCGAACGGCTGACCGGAGCCGAGGTTATGGCGAAATTCGGGGTCGGCGAAAGCTGA
- a CDS encoding TIGR02186 family protein: MTRVCAFLLLLAATFFATGPARADDPRLVPDVSSRAIDIQYSFTGEELLLFGAILYPGQRLPDDRADIVVVLKGPVRPIVLREKKRVAGIWVNANSIRLRTSPGFYAIGSSRPIDQLVDERTAAIFELGLTNLSMSPTGFSEAAKLERFENGLIDLYRRLGLFYENPAAVEISEGVLYRARIPVPARVPVGTYRAETFLISKGRVLAVASRNVEIRKAGFERFVALAAQRHGFLYGLAAVALSLLLGYAASAAFKRR, translated from the coding sequence GTGACCCGCGTCTGCGCCTTCCTGCTGTTGCTGGCTGCGACCTTCTTCGCGACCGGCCCGGCGCGCGCCGACGATCCGCGTCTTGTCCCCGACGTGTCGAGCCGCGCGATCGACATCCAGTACAGCTTCACCGGCGAGGAATTGCTGCTGTTCGGCGCGATCCTCTATCCCGGCCAGCGCCTGCCCGACGACCGCGCCGACATCGTGGTCGTGCTGAAGGGGCCGGTGCGCCCGATCGTCCTGCGCGAAAAGAAACGCGTCGCGGGCATCTGGGTCAATGCGAACAGCATCCGCCTGCGTACCTCGCCCGGCTTCTACGCGATCGGCTCGTCGCGGCCGATCGATCAGCTGGTCGACGAGCGCACTGCGGCAATCTTCGAGCTCGGCCTTACCAACCTGTCGATGTCGCCGACGGGCTTTTCGGAGGCTGCCAAGCTCGAGCGTTTCGAAAACGGGCTGATCGACCTTTATCGCCGTCTCGGGCTTTTTTACGAGAATCCGGCGGCGGTCGAAATCAGCGAAGGCGTGTTGTACCGCGCGCGCATTCCGGTGCCGGCGCGGGTGCCGGTCGGAACCTATCGCGCCGAAACCTTCCTGATCAGCAAGGGGCGCGTACTCGCGGTCGCGTCGCGCAACGTCGAGATCCGCAAGGCGGGTTTCGAACGCTTCGTCGCGCTTGCGGCGCAGCGCCATGGCTTTCTCTATGGGCTGGCCGCGGTCGCGCTGTCGCTGCTTCTCGGCTATGCGGCGTCGGCAGCCTTCAAGCGGCGCTAG
- a CDS encoding glycosyl transferase family protein: MGLSTAGLEMLVALASHELMLFASVGILVIGFDDLFFDILWFVTRDRDAAPRYLRDHRPQAPLAGPLAIFVPAWDEAKVLPAMIRRTLAAWQGEDFRIYLGCYPNDAATLFAVSPLVAGDPRLRLVIGDAEGPTTKGDNLNRLWAAMGSDERVEGIWFAGIVLHDAEDIVHRGELALYRAELTRHAMVQIPVLPLLGLGQQWVAGHYADEFAEAHGKDLALRTRIGAPLPSAGVGCALTRHALTLLSITRGGQPFRADSLTEDYEVGILVGTYGLGTAFVAAIDDAGDWIVSRGAFPETIETAVRQKSRWIAGIALAGWDHLGWAGPQDGGWRARWMLWRDRRAPLAALVLLASYAALVVGAAGWIGHALFGWQARPPGAMLQYLMGLSATLLLWRLGMRGHFAARAYGWRQGLRSIPRAFVANIVAMLAARRAVAVYWRMLRSGRLVWDKTPHGERDALPVPALPPGRSG; encoded by the coding sequence ATGGGGCTGTCGACCGCAGGGCTGGAAATGCTGGTCGCGCTGGCCAGCCACGAACTGATGCTGTTCGCGTCGGTCGGCATATTGGTCATCGGTTTCGACGATCTGTTCTTCGACATATTGTGGTTCGTCACCCGCGACCGCGATGCCGCGCCGCGCTATCTGCGCGATCATCGGCCGCAGGCGCCACTCGCGGGGCCGCTCGCGATCTTCGTTCCGGCCTGGGACGAGGCGAAGGTGCTGCCCGCGATGATCCGGCGGACGCTCGCCGCTTGGCAGGGCGAGGATTTCCGCATCTATCTCGGCTGTTATCCCAACGATGCGGCGACGCTGTTCGCGGTGTCGCCGCTGGTCGCGGGCGACCCGCGCCTCCGGCTGGTGATCGGCGATGCCGAAGGGCCGACGACCAAGGGCGACAACCTGAACCGGTTGTGGGCGGCGATGGGCAGCGACGAGCGGGTCGAGGGCATATGGTTCGCGGGCATCGTGCTCCACGACGCCGAGGATATCGTCCACCGCGGCGAGCTCGCGCTCTACCGCGCCGAACTGACGCGCCATGCGATGGTGCAGATTCCGGTGCTGCCCCTGCTCGGACTCGGGCAGCAATGGGTCGCGGGCCACTATGCCGACGAATTCGCCGAGGCGCACGGCAAGGATCTGGCGCTGCGCACGCGGATCGGTGCGCCGCTGCCCTCGGCCGGGGTTGGTTGCGCGCTGACGCGCCACGCGCTGACCCTGTTGTCGATCACCCGCGGCGGTCAGCCCTTTCGCGCCGACAGCCTGACCGAGGATTATGAGGTCGGGATCCTCGTGGGCACCTATGGCCTTGGCACCGCGTTCGTCGCGGCCATCGACGACGCGGGCGACTGGATCGTGTCGCGCGGCGCTTTCCCCGAAACGATCGAGACCGCGGTGCGCCAGAAATCGCGCTGGATCGCGGGGATCGCGCTCGCGGGATGGGACCATCTCGGCTGGGCGGGGCCGCAGGACGGCGGCTGGCGTGCCCGCTGGATGCTGTGGCGCGATCGCCGCGCTCCGCTCGCGGCGCTTGTCCTGCTCGCCTCCTATGCCGCGCTGGTCGTCGGCGCGGCGGGCTGGATCGGCCATGCGCTGTTCGGCTGGCAGGCGCGTCCGCCGGGGGCGATGCTGCAATATCTGATGGGCCTGTCGGCGACATTGCTGCTCTGGCGGTTGGGCATGCGCGGCCATTTCGCGGCGCGCGCCTATGGCTGGCGGCAGGGGCTGCGGTCGATCCCGCGCGCCTTTGTCGCCAACATCGTCGCGATGCTCGCGGCGCGGCGCGCGGTCGCGGTCTATTGGCGCATGCTCCGGTCGGGGCGGTTGGTATGGGACAAGACACCGCATGGCGAGCGCGACGCGCTGCCGGTTCCGGCGCTGCCACCGGGGCGCAGCGGGTGA
- a CDS encoding sulfite exporter TauE/SafE family protein, producing the protein MDLYLPVANLSVNALVIILLGGGVGFLSGMFGVGGGFLTTPLLIFYGIPPTVAAASAATQVTGASVSGALAHLERDGVDLRMGAVLVAGGLIGSLIGAALFELLTAWGQIDTTINILYVALLGSVGSFMAREAWGALRAMKAGVPAPARKRRHHPMVANLPLRWRFYRSGLYISPLAPLLLGMAVGVLTMLLGVGGGFIMVPAMIFLLGMGTQVVVGTSLFQILFVTIATTMVHAMTTGAVDIVLAGLLLIGSVTGAQVGARFAQKVKPEYLRMALAVIVLLVALRMAVDLFIRPEEIYTVQ; encoded by the coding sequence ATGGATCTCTACCTTCCTGTCGCCAATTTGTCGGTCAATGCGCTGGTCATCATTCTGCTCGGCGGCGGGGTGGGTTTCCTGTCGGGCATGTTCGGCGTCGGCGGCGGTTTCCTGACCACGCCGCTGCTGATCTTCTATGGCATTCCGCCGACGGTCGCGGCGGCATCGGCGGCGACGCAGGTGACCGGCGCCAGCGTGTCGGGTGCGCTCGCGCATCTCGAGCGCGACGGGGTCGACCTGCGCATGGGCGCGGTGCTCGTCGCGGGCGGGCTGATCGGCTCGCTGATCGGTGCGGCGCTGTTCGAACTGCTGACCGCGTGGGGGCAGATCGATACGACGATCAACATTCTTTACGTGGCGCTGCTCGGCTCGGTCGGGTCGTTCATGGCGCGCGAGGCGTGGGGGGCGCTGCGGGCGATGAAGGCGGGGGTGCCGGCCCCGGCGCGCAAGCGGCGCCACCATCCGATGGTCGCCAACCTGCCGCTGCGCTGGCGCTTCTATCGCTCGGGTCTTTATATTTCGCCGCTCGCGCCGCTGCTGCTCGGGATGGCGGTCGGCGTGCTGACGATGCTGCTCGGGGTCGGCGGCGGCTTCATCATGGTCCCGGCGATGATTTTTCTGCTCGGCATGGGGACGCAGGTCGTCGTCGGCACCTCGCTGTTCCAGATATTGTTCGTGACGATCGCGACGACGATGGTCCATGCGATGACCACCGGCGCGGTCGACATCGTGCTCGCCGGGCTGCTGCTGATCGGCAGCGTCACCGGGGCGCAGGTCGGCGCGCGTTTCGCGCAAAAGGTGAAGCCCGAATATCTGCGCATGGCGCTCGCGGTGATCGTGCTGCTCGTCGCGCTGCGCATGGCGGTCGACCTCTTCATCCGCCCCGAAGAAATCTACACGGTCCAGTGA
- a CDS encoding aminotransferase class V-fold PLP-dependent enzyme translates to MTPALLQPAVAARFHLPSGSVYLKSHSVGCQPRAAADALQARLLHPWRETGEAWPDWLAAIDDWRAALGGLIGVEARDLCPATNVSAALSRYLSALGQATDRRTILLAPSAFPTIGYVASGLAAAGWTTRYLPVDTDVRDPASWTAALDDSVALVVAMHVSSNSGALTDIAAVARAAKAAGARCVADCAQSVGIVPVNPAAWGADAVIGTSVKWLCGGPGAAWLWVAPHDRTALDPMERGWWSHENPFEMDIADFRYAPDARRWWGGTPDVAPFILSTAGIGEIAAIGVDAIGAHNRTLQAMLRDALEPKTPGWSWPEGAVGGTLCIDTGTDQPRVAEALDRHDLRADFRGTILRLSFHAYNGVADVERTLAALG, encoded by the coding sequence GTGACGCCCGCGCTGCTTCAGCCCGCGGTCGCGGCGCGCTTCCACCTGCCGTCCGGCAGCGTCTATCTCAAAAGCCATAGCGTCGGTTGCCAGCCGCGCGCCGCAGCCGACGCGCTGCAGGCGCGGCTGCTCCATCCGTGGCGCGAGACCGGCGAGGCCTGGCCCGACTGGCTCGCCGCGATCGACGACTGGCGCGCCGCGCTTGGCGGCCTGATCGGCGTCGAGGCACGCGACCTGTGCCCGGCGACCAACGTCAGCGCCGCGCTGTCGCGTTACCTGTCGGCGCTTGGACAGGCCACCGACCGCCGCACGATCCTGCTCGCACCGAGCGCCTTTCCGACGATCGGCTATGTCGCGAGCGGGCTGGCGGCGGCGGGCTGGACGACGCGCTACCTGCCCGTCGATACCGATGTGCGCGACCCGGCGAGCTGGACCGCAGCGCTCGACGACAGCGTCGCGCTCGTCGTCGCGATGCATGTCAGTTCGAACAGCGGCGCGCTGACCGATATCGCGGCGGTGGCGCGCGCCGCCAAGGCCGCCGGCGCGCGCTGCGTCGCCGACTGCGCGCAGTCGGTCGGCATCGTCCCTGTGAACCCCGCTGCATGGGGCGCCGATGCCGTGATCGGCACCAGCGTCAAATGGTTGTGCGGCGGTCCCGGCGCGGCTTGGCTGTGGGTTGCCCCGCACGACCGGACGGCGCTCGACCCGATGGAGCGCGGCTGGTGGAGCCACGAAAATCCCTTCGAGATGGACATCGCCGACTTTCGCTACGCCCCCGACGCCCGGCGCTGGTGGGGCGGCACCCCCGATGTCGCGCCGTTCATCCTGTCGACGGCGGGGATCGGCGAGATCGCGGCGATCGGCGTCGATGCGATCGGCGCGCACAATCGCACGCTGCAAGCAATGCTGCGCGACGCGCTGGAACCGAAGACCCCCGGGTGGAGCTGGCCCGAAGGCGCTGTCGGCGGGACGCTCTGCATCGATACCGGCACCGACCAGCCGCGCGTTGCCGAGGCGCTCGACCGGCACGATCTTCGCGCCGATTTCCGCGGCACGATCCTGCGTCTGTCGTTCCATGCCTATAATGGCGTCGCCGATGTGGAGCGGACGCTCGCCGCGCTCGGCTAG
- a CDS encoding ATP-binding protein, which produces MDMQGGGYKAGEAAPAQHVRLAGGVATAAPVNPAAVHHRDDLLVGEVIDISGSASRILLDVGALQRLSDSGDPAVAMAGQVGAQIKVRVGNVWLLASIRDQQLHERSEGLILASIDFLGEGDEEKLTGRIHNFRRGVTRYPIPGSQAYAATSADLKQIYAADDRAHVEIGTVYPTKDIRGSLYVDAMLGKHFALLGSTGTGKSTSAALILHKICEQSPQGHIVMIDPHGEYSAAFKNTGALFDVDNLAMPYWLMNFEEHCEVFVTSEGRDRQGDCDVLAKCLLMARQKNRLAEGMTKLTVDSPIPYLLSDLLNILQNEMGRLDKASSSAPFMRIKGKIEEMRADPRYNFMFSGMLVADTMANFIGKIFRLPSDGRPISIIDVSGVPSDITAVVVAVLSRLTFDYAIWSRGEPQRPILLVCEEAHRYIPAKDVGQGQAVRKILERIAKEGRKYGVSLGLITQRPSDLAEGVLSQCGTIISMRLNNERDQHFVKAAMPEGARGFIDSIPALRNRECIICGEGVSIPIRVYLDTLEEDKRPASSDPLFSKLWRETGGEAEILERVVKRWRSQGR; this is translated from the coding sequence ATGGATATGCAAGGTGGCGGGTACAAGGCCGGGGAGGCTGCGCCGGCGCAGCACGTCCGGCTCGCCGGTGGCGTTGCGACCGCAGCGCCGGTCAACCCGGCGGCAGTACACCATCGCGACGACCTGTTGGTCGGCGAAGTCATCGATATTTCGGGCTCCGCTTCGCGCATCCTGCTCGACGTAGGGGCGCTGCAGCGTCTGTCGGATTCGGGCGATCCGGCGGTCGCCATGGCGGGCCAGGTCGGCGCGCAGATCAAGGTTCGCGTCGGCAATGTCTGGCTGCTCGCCAGCATCCGCGACCAGCAATTGCACGAGCGCAGCGAAGGGCTGATCCTTGCCTCGATCGACTTTCTGGGGGAAGGCGACGAAGAAAAGCTGACCGGCCGCATCCACAATTTCCGCCGCGGCGTCACCCGCTATCCGATTCCCGGCAGCCAAGCCTATGCGGCGACCAGCGCCGACCTCAAGCAGATCTACGCCGCCGACGACCGCGCGCATGTCGAGATCGGAACCGTCTATCCGACCAAGGATATTCGCGGGTCGCTCTATGTCGACGCGATGCTGGGCAAGCATTTCGCGCTGCTGGGATCGACCGGCACCGGCAAATCGACCAGCGCCGCGCTGATCCTCCACAAGATTTGCGAACAATCGCCGCAGGGCCATATCGTGATGATCGACCCGCACGGCGAATATTCGGCGGCGTTCAAGAACACCGGCGCGCTGTTCGACGTCGACAATCTCGCCATGCCCTATTGGCTGATGAACTTCGAAGAACATTGCGAGGTGTTCGTCACCAGCGAGGGCCGCGATCGCCAGGGCGACTGCGATGTGCTCGCCAAGTGCCTGCTGATGGCGCGGCAGAAGAACCGGCTGGCCGAGGGCATGACCAAGCTCACCGTCGATTCGCCGATCCCCTATCTGTTGTCCGACCTGCTCAACATATTGCAGAACGAGATGGGCCGGCTCGACAAGGCGTCGTCGAGCGCGCCCTTCATGCGGATCAAGGGCAAGATCGAGGAAATGCGTGCCGACCCGCGTTATAATTTCATGTTCTCGGGCATGCTCGTCGCCGACACGATGGCCAATTTCATCGGCAAGATTTTTCGCCTGCCGTCGGACGGCCGGCCGATTTCGATCATCGACGTGTCGGGGGTCCCCTCGGACATCACCGCCGTCGTCGTCGCGGTGCTGTCGCGCCTGACCTTCGACTATGCGATCTGGTCGCGCGGCGAGCCGCAACGCCCGATCCTGCTCGTCTGCGAAGAGGCGCATCGTTATATTCCCGCCAAGGACGTCGGCCAGGGCCAGGCGGTGCGCAAGATCCTCGAACGCATCGCCAAGGAAGGCCGCAAATATGGCGTCTCGCTGGGCCTGATCACCCAGCGCCCGTCGGATCTGGCCGAAGGCGTGCTGTCGCAGTGCGGCACGATCATCTCGATGCGCCTCAACAACGAACGCGACCAGCATTTCGTCAAGGCGGCAATGCCCGAAGGCGCGCGCGGCTTCATCGATTCGATCCCCGCGCTGCGCAACCGCGAATGCATCATCTGCGGCGAAGGCGTCTCGATCCCGATCCGCGTCTATCTCGACACGCTCGAAGAGGACAAGCGCCCGGCGTCGAGCGATCCGCTCTTCTCGAAACTATGGCGCGAGACCGGCGGCGAGGCCGAGATTCTCGAGCGCGTCGTCAAGCGCTGGCGCAGCCAGGGACGATAA